In Deltaproteobacteria bacterium, one DNA window encodes the following:
- a CDS encoding sigma-54-dependent Fis family transcriptional regulator, producing MKTRYDNMAPTVLVVDDEAFARRFFETILEQEGYACRTAETAAQCRKYLESEGPPDLLVLDVRLPDGNAVNAMKLGAFDFITKPFEDANKVKISIKNAVAHRRLALENRQLRTQLQSRSVFQNMVGESKCMQRVFELIEKSARVGSHILIEGESGTGKDLVAEAIHNLSEQRDGRFVPVNCAALSESLLESALFGYEKGAFTGAQRTTPGFFEEASGGTLFLDEIGDASLGVQAKILRAVEEGAIYRVGRTKPISVNARLIFATHKDLSKEVAEGRFRQDLYYRINIIKIHLPPLRERKEDIPLLVQRFMERYASETGVSKKGFENGATSYLMQRDWPGNVRELKNFVERVMALHPHETVTREDLRPYGEEDSLRAMMGIESLDFDEARERFEQAYFETLIAKAKGDLSLAAEYSGKHVATIYRKIKALGIKMK from the coding sequence ATGAAAACCCGATATGACAACATGGCGCCAACCGTTCTGGTGGTGGACGACGAGGCTTTCGCCAGGCGCTTTTTCGAGACGATTCTGGAGCAGGAGGGGTACGCCTGCCGCACGGCGGAAACAGCCGCCCAATGCAGGAAATACCTCGAATCCGAAGGTCCTCCGGACCTGCTCGTCCTCGACGTACGATTGCCGGACGGAAACGCCGTGAACGCCATGAAGCTGGGGGCCTTTGATTTCATTACCAAACCGTTCGAGGACGCTAACAAGGTCAAGATTTCCATCAAGAACGCCGTAGCCCACCGCCGTCTTGCCCTCGAGAACCGTCAACTGCGGACGCAACTCCAATCCCGAAGCGTGTTCCAAAACATGGTGGGCGAATCCAAATGCATGCAGCGGGTGTTCGAACTCATCGAGAAATCGGCCCGGGTCGGAAGCCATATTCTCATCGAAGGGGAGAGCGGAACGGGCAAGGATCTGGTGGCCGAGGCCATCCACAATCTGAGCGAGCAACGGGACGGCCGGTTCGTGCCGGTCAACTGCGCCGCCCTTTCCGAATCGCTGCTCGAGAGCGCGCTGTTCGGATATGAAAAAGGCGCTTTCACGGGCGCTCAAAGGACGACCCCCGGCTTTTTCGAGGAGGCTTCGGGGGGTACGCTGTTTCTGGATGAGATCGGCGACGCGTCTTTAGGCGTTCAGGCCAAGATACTGAGGGCCGTGGAAGAGGGCGCCATTTACCGCGTGGGACGAACAAAGCCCATTTCCGTCAACGCGCGCCTGATTTTCGCTACTCATAAGGACCTGAGCAAGGAGGTGGCGGAAGGGCGCTTCCGGCAGGACCTGTACTATCGGATCAACATCATCAAAATCCACCTGCCTCCGCTGCGGGAACGGAAAGAAGACATCCCTCTGCTCGTGCAGCGGTTTATGGAAAGGTACGCTTCGGAAACAGGTGTGTCCAAAAAAGGATTCGAGAACGGGGCCACGTCCTACCTGATGCAACGCGATTGGCCGGGAAACGTGCGTGAGCTGAAGAATTTCGTCGAACGGGTGATGGCCTTGCATCCTCACGAAACCGTGACACGGGAAGACCTGAGACCCTACGGGGAAGAAGATTCTCTTCGCGCCATGATGGGGATCGAGTCTTTGGACTTCGACGAAGCCAGGGAGCGCTTCGAACAGGCCTATTTCGAAACCCTGATCGCCAAAGCCAAAGGAGACCTTTCGCTGGCGGCCGAATACAGCGGAAAACACGTGGCCACCATCTATCGTAAGATCAAAGCCCTGGGGATAAAGATGAAGTGA